The genomic DNA GGGTTGGCGGTCGGCCCGCACAGCTCGTTGCCGGTGATCGCGCCGAAGCCGAACTCCGGCGTGTTGGTCTTGCCGACGATGATGGCGCCCGCGGCCTTCAGCCGGGCGACGCTGAGGTCGTCGGTGTCGGGGATCAGGTCGGCGTAGAGGGTGGAGCCGTAGGTGGTGCGCAGCCCCGCCGTCAGCGTCAGGTCCTTGACGCCCACCGGCACGCCGTGCAGCGGGCCGAGCGGCGCCCCCGCCTCGACCCGACGGTCGGCGGCCTCGGCCGCGGCGAGCGCGGCGTCGGGGGCCACGGTGATGAAGGACTTCAGCCCGCCGTCCAGCGCCGCGATGCGCTCCAGGCTCGCCGCCACGAGGTCGCGCGCCCGGAAGCGGCGGGTGCGCACGCCCGCCGCCATCTCGGCGGCGCTCAGGCGGAACAGGTCGGGAGCGCTCATGGGCACACTCTCATGGGGCAGGGTCTCCGGTTGCGGCGGGCCGAGTTTAGAACGGCAGGATGGGGGCGGGCGAGCCCTTGGGCCGCGCCGCGGCGGGCAGGCCGCAGGGCAGGAACTCGCCGCGGCCCGGCTCGGCCAGCAGTTCGCCGTCGCGGCAGATCACCGCGCCGCGGGACAGCGTGACGACCGGCCAGCCGGTGACCTCGATCCCCTCATAGGGCGTGTAGTCCACATTGTGGTGCAGGATGTCGTTGGTGATGGTGACCGTGCGCGACGGGTCCCACAGGGCGATGTCGGCGTCCGCCCCCACCGCGATGGTGCCCTTGCGCGGGTGCAGGCCGTACATGCGGGCGGGGTTGGCGGCGGTCAGCTCGACGAACTTGGTCAGCTCCATCCGGCCCTTCATCACGCCTTCGGAGAAGAGCAGCGGCAGGCGCGTCTCCACGCCGGGAATGCCGTTGGGGACGCAGCGGAAGGGCGCCTGTTCGCCATGCACCTTCTTGCCGCCCGGCCCGTCGAAGCGGAAGGGCGCGTGGTCGGAGGAGAAGACCTGGAAGGCGCCGCCGGTCAGCCCGTCCCAGATCACCTTCTGGTTCGCGGCATCGCGCGGCGGCGGCGAGCAGATGCACTTGGCCCCCTCGAACCCTTCCCCGCCGAGGTCATCGGCGGTCAGGAACAGGTATTGCGGGCAGGTCTCGGCGTAAATGCGCAGGCCGCGCCCCTGCGCCCAGCGGATCTGCTCCACCGCGTCGGCGCCGGAGACATGGACGATCAGGATCGGCACGTCCACCAGCTCCGCCAGGGAGATGGCGCGGTGGGTGGCCTCGCGCTCCGCCACGCGGGGGCGGGAGACGCCGTGGAAATAAGGGGCGGTCTGGCCGGCGCGCTCCAGCTTCTCGGTCAGCCAGGCGATGCAGTCAGCGTTCTCCGCGTGCATCATGACCATGGCGCCCTCGGCGCGGGCGATGTCCAGCACCTCCAGGATCTGGCGGTCGTTCAGCTTCAGCGCGTCGTAGGTCATGTAGATCTTGAAGGACGTGTAGCCCTCGCGGATCAGCGCCGGCAACTCCTGGCCGAGAACCTGTTCGGTGGGGTCGGTGACGATGAGGTGGAAGGCGTAGTCGATCAGCGGCTTCCCGGCGGCGCGGCGGTGATAGTCGTCCACCGCGGCGCGCAGCGTCTTGCCCTTCTCCTGGCAGGCGAAGGGCAGCACGGTCGTGGTGCCGCCGAAGGCCGCCGAGCGGGTGCCGGTCAGGAAATCGTCGGCCATGACCGACTCGTCGCCGGTCGGCTGGTCGAAATGGACGTGGCCGTCCACCCCGCCCGGCAGGACGAGCAGGCCGGCGGCGTCGATCTCCTCCCGCCCGGCGGCCATCCCCTCGCCCAGCGCGGCGATCCGCCCGCCGCGCACGCCGACATCGGCCTTGAACACGTCCGACGCGGTGGCGACCGTGCCGTTGCGGATGACCAGATCGAAGTTCATGTCCTTTTCTCCCATCGTGACGTTTTGCCCCCTCCCTAACCCTCCCCCGCTGACGCAGGGGAGGGGACGGCCGCCGCTCCGCAGAAGGCACCCTCTCCCGCGAAGCGGGGGAGGGCCGGGGTGGGGGCAATACTCCGCTCAGCCATGCAGCTCGTGGAACAGGCTGCCCCAGCCCTCGACGCGGCGGGTGTCCACGCCGGTCATGCGCAGCGCCTTCCACACCACCGTGGACACCGTGTCGTAGACGGGGATGCCCAGCGCCTTCTCCATGCGCTCGGCCACCGGGGCGCCGCGCATGTTGGTGCAGACGATGGCGATCGCCTCCGGCTTGGACTCCGCGACCTCCATGCACATCCGCTCGATGGTCTCCTCGGTGACCTCGGAGAAGGAGAAGTTGCCGCGGTCGTTCAGGTGCCGCTCCGCCACCACCTCGAACCCGGCGGCGTTATAGTTGGCGACCATCTTCTCCTGGATCTCGTGCAGATAGGGGCTGACGATGGCGAAGCGCTTGCGCCCGGTCGTCTCCAGAATCTCGTTCAGCGCGAGCATGGAGGTGCAGGCGGGGATGCCCGTCTCCGCCTCGATGGAGGCGCACAGCTTCTCGTCGGCCGCGAAGCCCAGCCAGCCGGCCGAGGTGCCGTTCCAGCCGATCACGTTCAGCCGGGCGTCGGCGAGCAGCCGGGCGGCGTCCAAAAAGGGCGCGTCGGTGAACTGGTCCAGCGCCGCGGCGCGCAGGGAAATCTCCTTCACCGTGAAGCGCCCGAAATGGGCGGTCACCTCCGGCAGGCCGCTCAGCATTGCGGAGGTGACG from Azospirillum brasilense includes the following:
- a CDS encoding maleate cis-trans isomerase family protein; amino-acid sequence: MSNRVLLGMLTPSSNTVLEPVTSAMLSGLPEVTAHFGRFTVKEISLRAAALDQFTDAPFLDAARLLADARLNVIGWNGTSAGWLGFAADEKLCASIEAETGIPACTSMLALNEILETTGRKRFAIVSPYLHEIQEKMVANYNAAGFEVVAERHLNDRGNFSFSEVTEETIERMCMEVAESKPEAIAIVCTNMRGAPVAERMEKALGIPVYDTVSTVVWKALRMTGVDTRRVEGWGSLFHELHG
- the hydA gene encoding dihydropyrimidinase — its product is MNFDLVIRNGTVATASDVFKADVGVRGGRIAALGEGMAAGREEIDAAGLLVLPGGVDGHVHFDQPTGDESVMADDFLTGTRSAAFGGTTTVLPFACQEKGKTLRAAVDDYHRRAAGKPLIDYAFHLIVTDPTEQVLGQELPALIREGYTSFKIYMTYDALKLNDRQILEVLDIARAEGAMVMMHAENADCIAWLTEKLERAGQTAPYFHGVSRPRVAEREATHRAISLAELVDVPILIVHVSGADAVEQIRWAQGRGLRIYAETCPQYLFLTADDLGGEGFEGAKCICSPPPRDAANQKVIWDGLTGGAFQVFSSDHAPFRFDGPGGKKVHGEQAPFRCVPNGIPGVETRLPLLFSEGVMKGRMELTKFVELTAANPARMYGLHPRKGTIAVGADADIALWDPSRTVTITNDILHHNVDYTPYEGIEVTGWPVVTLSRGAVICRDGELLAEPGRGEFLPCGLPAAARPKGSPAPILPF